One window of the Zea mays cultivar B73 chromosome 3, Zm-B73-REFERENCE-NAM-5.0, whole genome shotgun sequence genome contains the following:
- the LOC103652160 gene encoding formin-like protein 12 isoform X10, producing the protein MALFRRLFYRKPPDRLLEIADRVYVFDCCFSTETMDQYRYKNYLDNIILQLREQFADSSLMVLNFRDEGKSLISGIFSKYNITAKDYPCKYLGCPLLPLDIILHFLRLSERWLMLEGQQNILLMHCEKDGWPVLAFMLAGLLLYRKQYNGEQRTLDMVYKQAPKELLQMLTTLNPQPSHLRYLGYICRMDDGIGWPTQPIPFTLDCVILREIPNFDGVGGCRPIVRVYGQDIPTTDRSHSVISPPSKAKKHIRRYRQADNAPVKLNVGSCVQGDVVLECLHVDDGQGNERLMFRVMFNTFFIQSHILPLNFEDIDVPWDADHQFTKNFKAEVLFSEFDAESDASTEVAPDYDYDYDYDNDMDVASADEFFEAEEIFSNAESQDGNKDADTLSMVSTDYIRTPSAECWKNSPFSNFDLNIDIDGSQDNKADNLGLLLETVNDGKTCTSTEANILLNNETAVVKSTFTATIACTSTEANILLNDETAVVKSTFTATIDGDTDSGISSSTYKEDGCMFEKGSSKQDIRMGSNQDLSQIDNVLVKEVIILETNSTDDIQMIKEVIISEVTTPKQVVEGNMMETELDEAVHSSESTALGEDEDTKRPNTFFKKDEGQSARDEYAAYDNGIVIEREESRNKEKFTITGTDSLVAEPKDLPHLDSSNTSLELSSANENIDQLRACSSNVTAERRAGIDTSFSSSRSQSSNISCANILPEESNLIINHASTSVNANTDTTDSSRLVLKKKPFLPLATSSLFSPSSPRRNLLRAASTDLSFFSPSQTESKQNSVTSTSGRGDSDTSSVLPPFQLYTSLGSSSKMSLVHPTLRPIRTISSLPSLSFGTFIEMSMASSRSPKHQEHVRSPSIPQDQHLHPPMTEENDLHSGSLTLPASNQYGPQTPHPPPLPPPHDSCTQSYSSTIIYEPEQIRADGSCSYSPDYRQSVLNLGDSSLTSLSNSSIAATECPLGASDFVDEEVTSRPNIVTAMDVPFTNEDTNSLLHMTCSSPPKTLQRAEPPTLPPPPLPLVPPPSQLPLPTICSDSGSVPLVYSNPSSDCPYKEPTMLPEHKSDVPATSLEGHEASEVQFLQSDTAVELSPSEHSEYKVQHVVGSAEDTISSMSSYIPAAPPYPMFHIVTDNSSCSISAEQVNCEQPLDQTTLSIHLRPFEVEISQGETINGVLASIIDDKEHGGIPILQLPQKLPHSGEHMKSPPPPPPPPQPPPCHATVIPSLCLSSKPPSPTEHYENPPSSPPPFSRESCVVLPPLPAPLLNHPSLPGKHINLYPPPPPPPPTLHHIAPASPCSYQPSFYADIATQPTFSEDIVIVPPPHSKGVNIIPLPPPPPRTSETLSQPLDGGQSTGPASLLEVTKENPPPPLLPPEGQMGSPLSTLCGEIVNIPIPPPSLPGGHGEVPLSTPPRGCGAIPPPPPFTKGIGGITLPIGFHSGDLSFLQSTRESKGPSCLPPPPPPPPPPPPPPLSSNGHIGDLPPPPTSVFVEASIPLPPQTGCGGDPPPPPPTGGHVGPPPPPPPLGECAWDLQPPKACVRAPPPPPPPGGYAEVLMPPPPPRGYVGAPAPPPPPGGYAGAPPPPPPPGGYAGAPPPPPPPGGYAGAPPPPPPPGGYAGAPPPPPPPGGYAGAPPPPPSYGGIGGVPPPPPPFGGLGGTPPPPPPAGFRGGAPSPPPPPGGHGGPPPPPPRGHGSGPPPPPGAPSPPMPPGMSGGPPPPPGGRGMPTPPGGRGHGLARTLGPTLQSAMRKSSLKPLHWVKVTRAMQGSLWAELQKQVEANSHAEFDVNELESLFTIAPKAKAGSKSEGRGKSLGTKSDKVQLIDLRRANNTEIMLTKIKMPLPDMMDCRKVISLFKSESPVFQCCSSFGRFSFGC; encoded by the exons ATGGCGCTGTTCCGGAGGCTCTTCTATCGGAAGCCGCCGGATCGGCTCCTCGAGATAGCCGACCGCGTCTACG TATTCGATTGTTGCTTCTCAACAGAAACCATGGACCAATACAGATACAAGAATTACCTGGACAACATTATTTTGCAGCTCCGTGAACAGTTTGCAGATTCTTCATTGATGGTACTTAACTTTAGAGATGAAGGAAAAAGTCTTATTTCAGGCATTTTCTCCAAGTACAATATTACAGCCAAAGACTACCCTTGCAAGTATCTAGGATGCCCGTTACTTCCTTTGGATATCATTCTCCACTTCCTAAGGCTGAGTGAAAGGTGGCTTATGCTTGAAGGGCAGCAAAATATTTTACTAATGCACTGTGAGAAAGATGGATGGCCAGTGTTGGCATTTATGCTTGCAGGTCTTCTTCTGTACAGGAAACAATATAATGGGGAGCAAAGAACTCTAGATATGGTGTACAAGCAAGCCCCAAAGGAGCTTCTTCAGATGCTAACCACATTGAATCCACAACCGTCTCATCTTCGGTATCTTGGGTACATATGCAGAATGGATGACGGCATAGGATGGCCTACACAACCTATTCCTTTCACCTTGGATTGTGTAATTCTTAGAGAAATTCCAAATTTTGATGGAGTCGGTGGTTGTCGGCCAATTGTTCGAGTATATGGGCAGGATATTCCAACAACTGACAGAAGTCATAGTGTCATTTCACCACCATCAAAGGCCAAGAAACATATTAGGCGTTACAGACAG GCAGATAATGCGCCAGTGAAGTTAAATGTAGGATCCTGCGTCCAAGGTGATGTCGTCCTTGAATGTCTGCATGTGGATGATGGCCAAGGAAATGAAAGGTTAATGTTTAGGGTGATGTTCAATACCTTTTTCATCCAGTCTCACATTTTACCGTTGAACTTTGAGGACATCGATGTCCCTTGGGATGCCGATCACCAGTTCACAAAGAACTTCAAAGCAGAG GTACTCTTTTCAGAGTTTGATGCTGAGTCTGATGCGTCAACTGAAGTAGCacctgattatgattatgattatgactaTGATAATGATATGGATGTTGCCTCTGCTGATGAGTTCTTTGAAGCAGAAGAAATCTTCAGTAATGCTGAATCTCAAGATGGAAATAAGGATGCGGATACTCTTTCTATGGTCTCTACAGATTATATTCGAACTCCAAGTGCCGAATgttggaaaaactctccattttcCAACTTTGATCTGAATATTGACATTGATGGATCACAAGACAATAAAGCCGATAACTTGGGCTTGTTGTTAGAAACAGTAAATGATGGAAAGACATGCACATCCACTGAAGCCAATATTTTGCTCAACAATGAGACTGCAGTTGTGAAGTCAACTTTTACCGCTACAATAGCATGCACATCCACTGAAGCCAATATTTTGCTCAACGATGAGACTGCAGTTGTGAAGTCAACTTTTACAGCTACAATAGATGGAGACACAGATAGCGGCATCTCAAGTTCTACCTATAAAGAGGATGGGTGCATGTTTGAAAAGGGTAGTTCCAAGCAGGATATAAGGATGGGTTCCAATCAAGACTTGAGCCAGATTGATAATGTATTGGTTAAGGAGGTGATTATATTAGAAACTAATAGTACTGATGACATACAGATGATCAAAGAGGTCATCATATCTGAAGTTACAACTCCCAAACAAGTGGTAGAGGGGAATATGATGGAAACTGAATTAGATGAGGCAGTCCACAGTTCAGAAAGCACTGCACTGGGAGAAGACGAGGACACAAAACGACCTAATACTTTTTTCAAAAAAGATGAGGGACAGAGTGCACGAGATGAATATGCTGCTTATGACAATGGCATAGTGATTGAACGGGAAGAAAGTCGCAACAAAGAAAAATTTACCATCACAGGCACAGATTCACTAGTGGCTGAGCCCAAAGATTTACCACATCTTGACAGCTCAAACACTTCTTTGGAACTAAGTTCAGCCAATGAAAATATTGATCAGCTTCGTGCTTGCAGTAGTAATGTCACTGCAGAGCGAAGAGCAGGAATTGACACATCATTTTCCAGCTCCAGGAGTCAGTCTTCTAAtatctcttgtgcgaacattctaCCAGAAGAATCTAACTTGATAATAAACCATGCTTCAACTTCTGTGAATGCAAATACAGATACAACCGATTCATCTCGACTGGTGCTAAAGAAAAAACCTTTTCTACCATTGGCGACATCTAGTCTTTTTTCTCCATCATCTCCCAGACGCAATCTGCTTCGTGCTGCATCCACAGATTTGTCCTTTTTTTCTCCATCACAAACAGAATCTAAGCAGAACTCCGTTACTTCTACAAGTGGAAGGGGTGATTCAGATACATCTTCTGTGCTTCCACCATTTCAGCTCTACACATCCCTGGGATCATCATCCAAAATGTCTCTAGTACATCCTACTCTGCGACCAATAAGAACGATTTCATCTCTACCATCATTATCATTTGGCACATTCATAGAGATGTCAATGGCTTCTTCAAGATCACCCAAACACCAAGAGCATGTTAGATCTCCCTCAATACCACAAGATCAACATCTTCACCCACCAATGACAGAGGAAAATGATCTACATTCAGGTAGCTTAACTTTGCCTGCTTCCAACCAATATGGCCCTCAAACCCCACACCCACCTCCACTACCACCCCCACATGATTCTTGCACCCAAAGTTATTCGAGCACCATAATATATGAACCTGAACAAATAAGAGCTGATGGATCTTGTTCCTATAGTCCAGATTATAGACAAAGTGTTCTCAACTTAGGTGATTCCTCACTAACTTCACTCTCTAATAGTAGTATAGCTGCAACTGAATGTCCCTTAGGAGCCTCTGATTTTGTAGATGAGGAAGTAACAAGTAGACCTAATATAGTAACTGCCATGGATGTCCCATTTACCAATGAAGATACAAATTCTTTGTTGCACATGACTTGTTCTTCACCTCCCAAAACATTACAACGTGCTGAACCACCAACGCTGCCGCCACCACCTTTGCCTCTAGTACCACCACCATCACAACTACCACTGCCAACTATATGCAGTGATAGTGGATCAGTTCCACTGGTATACTCAAATCCGTCTTCAGATTGTCCATATAAAGAACCAACAATGCTACCAGAACACAAATCTGATGTTCCAGCTACTTCTCTCGAAGGACATGAAGCAAGTGAAGTTCAATTTCTGCAATCTGATACTGCTGTCGAATTATCTCCATCAGAGCATTCTGAGTATAAAGTTCAGCATGTGGTTGGAAGCGCTGAAGATACAATTTCAAGTATGTCATCCTATATACCTGCAGCACCTCCATATCCAATGTTTCACATTGTAACAGATAATTCCTCATGTTCAATATCTGCAGAGCAAGTAAATTGTGAGCAGCCTTTAGATCAAACAACATTATCAATTCATTTGAGGCCATTTGAGGTGGAGATATCACAAGGTGAAACAATTAACGGAGTCTTGGCCTCTATAATTGATGATAAAGAACACGGAGGCATTCCAATTCTGCAATTGCCACAAAAGTTGCCTCATTCTGGAGAACATATGAaatctccacctccacctcctcctcctccacaaCCACCACCTTGTCATGCAACAGTTATACCTTCTTTGTGTTTATCTTCAAAACCACCTTCTCCAACAGAACATTACGAAAATCCACCTTCTTCCCCTCCACCTTTTTCTAGAGAATCATGTGTTGTTCTACCTCCACTTCCAGCTCCACTCTTGAATCATCCATCTCTTCCTGGAAAACATATTAATCtatatccacctccaccacctccaccaccaacttTACATCATATCGCACCTGCATCTCCGTGCTCGTACCAACCTTCTTTCTATGCAGATATAGCAACCCAACCTACCTTTTCAGAGGATATTGTAATAGTTCCACCTCCACATTCAAAAGGGGTTAATATAATTCCATTGCCACCTCCTCCTCCTAGAACAAGTGAAACTTTGTCTCAACCTCTTGATGGTGGGCAATCAACAGGACCAGCTTCTCTTCTTGAAGTTACTAAAGAAAACCCACCACCTCCTCTCCTTCCCCCTGAAGGACAAATGGGATCTCCATTGTCAACTCTTTGTGGAGAAATTGTGAATATTCCAATACCTCCACCTTCACTTCCTGGAGGACATGGAGAAGTTCCACTATCAACTCCTCCTAGAGGATGTGGGGCCATTCCACCTCCACCACCCTTTACTAAAGGGATAGGAGGAATTACATTGCCAATTGGATTTCATAGTGGAGACTTGTCATTCCTCCAATCTACCAGAGAATCTAAAGGCCCTTCATGCttgccacctccacctccacctccacctccacctccaccaccaccactatCTTCTAATGGACACATAGGTGATCTGCCACCACCACCTACGAGTGTATTTGTAGAGGCTTCGATCCCTCTGCCACCTCAAACAGGATGTGGAGGGgatccaccaccgccaccacctaCTGGAGGACATGTAgggcctccaccaccaccgccaccTCTAGGGGAATGTGCATGGGATCTTCAACCTCCCAAAGCATGTGTAagggctcccccgccacctccaccTCCTGGAGGATATGCAGAAGTTCTAATGCCACCACCACCTCCCAGAGGATATGTAGGGGCTCCAGCACCACCTCCACCTCCTGGAGGATATGCAGGAgctccaccaccaccgccaccTCCTGGAGGATATGCAGGAgctccaccaccaccgccaccTCCTGGAGGATATGCAGGAgctccaccaccaccgccaccTCCTGGAGGATATGCAGGAgctccaccaccaccgccaccCCCTGGAGGATATGCAGGAGCTCCACCACCCCCGCCTTCATATGGAGGAATTGGAGGAGTTCCTCCTCCTCCACCACCCTTTGGAGGACTAGGAGGAACTCCACCGCCTCCACCTCCAGCAGGGTTTCGAGGTGGAGCTCCATCAccacctcctcctcctggagGTCATGGAGgtccaccaccacctcctcctaGAGGACATGGAAgtggtccccctccccctcccggtGCACCTTCTCCTCCAATGCCTCCTGGAATGTCTGGTGGCCCCCCTCCTCCTCCAGGTGGAAGAGGGATGCCT